A genomic stretch from Primulina huaijiensis isolate GDHJ02 chromosome 14, ASM1229523v2, whole genome shotgun sequence includes:
- the LOC140957943 gene encoding uncharacterized protein, whose product METSLGSNPSFIWRSIWSSQAILARGLRWKVVDGQHIKIWTHPWLRDSRNFYIQTPHIHQEEVKYVKELLITDTRQWNTGKLHEIFAPQDIQEIMNIPLNPLASNDDSIWHFSGDGRYTLKSGYRIIMETITNHEQATLWSIWRFRNEKLWSGVSRPPQTTVSLGYDMLWNLTQAQKNSTKGQAPSSRRDADDRWTKPPDPYVKCNVDATLFNEHQAVGFGFVVRDSAGEFMVSKTSVNYGLFEVKEAEALALLDAIAWTTSLELHDIIFETDSKTVVNAISSKNVDHTEFGSIISSCRKFLDAHPSFKIQHVRRQANMVAHALARAAISYANAFIMIHPPNILCNFISHDCEDNI is encoded by the exons ATGGAAACAAGCTTAGGATCAAATCCTAGCTTCATATGGCGAAGCATTTGGTCCTCACAAGCGATCTTGGCTCGTGGATTACGATGGAAAGTCGTAGATGGTCAGCATATAAAAATCTGGACACACCCATGGCTAAGAGATTCCAGAAACTTCTATATCCAAACACCGCATATACATCAGGAGGAAGTGAAGTATGTGAAGGAGCTGCTGATCACAGATACTAGGCAGTGGAACACGGGAAAACTCCATGAAATTTTTGCCCCACAAGATATTCAGGAAATTATGAATATCCCGTTAAATCCTCTGGCCTCAAATGATGACAGTATATGGCACTTTAGTGGAGACGGAAGATATACATTGAAGTCAGGGTACCGAATCATCATGGAAACCATCACCAACCATGAGCAG GCTACATTATGGAGCATATGGCGCTTTCGAAATGAGAAACTATGGAGCGGTGTGTCTAGACCTCCGCAAACCACTGTTTCACTCggttatgatatgttatggaaCTTGACTCAAGCACAAAAGAACTCTACAAAAGGACAAGCCCCAAGTTCTCGTCGGGATGCGGATGATCGATGGACGAAACCTCCTGATCCATATGTGAAGTGCAATGTCGATGCGACATTGTTTAACGAACATCAAGCTGTTGGCTTCGGTTTTGTGGTACGAGACTCGGCAGGGGAATTCATGGTGAGCAAAACAAGTGTAAATTACGGTCTGTTTGAAGTTAAGGAGGCCGAAGCACTTGCCCTCCTCGACGCTATCGCATGGACAACCTCTCTTGAACTCCATGACATTATATTTGAAACCGACTCAAAGACGGTGGTAAATGCGATCTCCTCAAAGAATGTTGACCACACAGAGTTTGGCTCAATTATCTCAAGTTGCCGTAAATTTCTCGACGCACATCCGTCATTCAAAATTCAACATGTTAGAAGACAAGCAAATATGGTGGCTCATGCTCTTGCTCGAGCGGCCATATCTTATGCAAACGCTTTTATTATGATTCACCCTCCAAATATCTTATGTAATTTCATTTCCCACGATTGTGAGGACAACATTTGA
- the LOC140957944 gene encoding uncharacterized protein — MQCNLQDIQMKGHPFTWEKGRGKTHFVEEKLDRALASTSWAARFPEASVANTVETCSDHSPILLVTEGQVTNLGSISFRFENRWMEEEDFISTVTDMWATTTTSETITNKLKVLSTALIKWSKKQPKVNRKSIEELKTMINRMRSFTYMKSLSTVEEMK, encoded by the coding sequence ATGCAATGTAATTTACAAGATATTCAGATGAAAGGACATCCGTTTACGTGGGAAAAAGGAAGGGGCAAAACACATTTTGTGGAGGAAAAACTTGATCGAGCTCTTGCTTCCACATCTTGGGCAGCACGATTCCCAGAGGCATCAGTAGCGAACACGGTGGAAACGTGCTCAGATCACTCACCTATACTCCTGGTCACTGAAGGCCAAGTAACAAATTTGGGTAGCATATCTTTTCGCTTCGAGAATAGATGGATGGAGGAAGAGGACTTCATTAGCACTGTGACAGATATGTGGGCGACTACAACAACATCTGAAACGataacaaacaaactcaaagTGCTATCTACTGCTCTAATAAAGTGGAGCAAAAAACAACCAAAAGTAAATCGGAAAAGTATCGAGGAACTCAAAACCATGATTAATAGGATGCGCTCTTTCACATACATGAAATCGCTATCAACTGTTGAAGAGATGAAGTAG
- the LOC140957945 gene encoding uncharacterized protein — protein sequence MVTCADVLRIFTFFLAFKFDSQVETKMENSLADLSLSVEVEEDLQIGPSNIEHHIESSETCLVGRFLQTKHIHFQSMQNRMAEIWRPVKGVFVREIGDQRYLFHFFHEFDMEWALEGGPWTYDNQLLILKHLKQGDVPTQVDLYTIPFWIQIYELPVGYISEAIGKQLGDFAGRFITYDSLNNAGF from the coding sequence ATGGTAACATGTGCTGATGTGTTGAGAATCTTCACATTCTTTCTTGCATTCAAATTTGACAGCCAAGTAGAAACTAAAATGGAGAACTCATTGGCCGATCTATCACTTTCTGTGGAAGTGGAGGAAGATCTACAAATTGGCCCATCAAATATTGAACATCACATTGAATCCTCTGAGACCTGTCTGGTTGGCAGATTCTTGCAAacaaaacatattcatttcCAATCCATGCAAAACAGAATGGCAGAAATATGGCGTCCGGTAAAAGGAGTTTTTGTACGCGAGATTGGAGATCAACGATATTTGTTCCATTTCTTCCATGAATTTGACATGGAGTGGGCTCTGGAAGGAGGACCATGGACGTATGACAACCAACTCCTGATTCTAAAACATCTTAAACAAGGTGATGTACCAACTCAGGTTGATCTATATACCATCCCCTTCTGGATTCAAATCTATGAACTACCGGTCGGCTATATCTCGGAAGCTATTGGAAAACAACTGGGAGACTTCGCTGGACGATTCATTACATACGATAGCTTGAACAATGCGGGGTTCTAG